The Bacteroidota bacterium genomic interval ATAAAACAAAAGTAGTGTAGGAAACAATCTTTGACAAGAGGAATAGTTATACTTTTAAACAAAATAGTTAACAGCAATGGAAGAGTGGAAGGTTGGAAGATTGGATGTTTATCATTCTTCCACCATTCAAACTTCCAATCTTCCGTATAAACAGAAAAACATGAAGCCCGCATTTATATCTTCGCTCTTAATTTTTTCTTTCGCGTTCATGACTGATTCATTCAAATCACAGCAGCAAAAATTTCCAAGGGTGAAAACCGCCTATGAGGAAAAAGAAAAAGCAATGAAGGAATTATTTTCTGCCAAGGGAATTGAACTTTCTGCTGCCGGCATTTTCATCCGCGCCTTCAAGCAAGAAGCGCAACTTGAAATCTGGGCAAAGAACAAGCAGGAGAAATATGAGTTGATAAAAACATATTCTATTTGTTCTTCTTCGGGCGAACTTGGACCGAAGCGAAAACAAGGAGACGGGCAGGTGCCCGAAGGTTTTTACGAGATAGAGCGCTTCAATCCTTCCAGCAATTTTTATTTATCGCTGGGCGTGAGTTATCCGAATGCATCGGATAAAATTCTTGGCGAGAAAAAAAATCTTGGCGGAGATATTTTCATTCACGGCAACTGCGTAACCATCGGCTGCATGCCCATTACCGATGATAAAATAAAAGAAGTGTATGTGATGGCGGTGGAAGCAAAATCGAACGGAGGAAAAATTCCCGTTCACCTGTTTCCGTTCCGCATGAGCGAAGAGAACATGAAATTATACGGAGAAAAATATCCGCAGCATCTTGCGTTCTGGAAAAATATTCAGAAGGGCTATGCGTATTTCGAATCTGCGAAAACACTTCCCTCCGTCAAAGTTTTGAACAACGGAGAGTACTCGTTCTACTAAAACGCTCCTAAAACCGTCTACGATTATACTTCATTGGTCGAAGAAATAACCTCATTCGTCTAAAATATCTCCTCACTCGTAGGCGAATTCAAATAAATGTTTTTATTTTACAAAGTAATTTGTTGCTGAAATTTTTTGTTCATAAATTGAATTTGAAAAATAGTGTTAAGGATTACCTTTGCAAATATTTTTTTACGCAGGCAACCATCTATAATTTCCTACGTCTTTTGACTAAAACCATTAAACAATCATCCAACAAAAAAAGCATGAAAGGTTTTTACAAAGCAGTTTTTTCTTCCCTTGTTTTTTGTTTCGCGCATTTCGTTTCCTTCGCACACGGAGGCAAAGAATACTTCCAGGACAAGGACGGGTTTTTCTTTTTCTTAGGCGTGCATAACTTCACCGATGTGCATCTGGTGTGGGAGCCCAAACAAGATGCATCGCTGAAAGCATTTACGCTTGAGCGCAGCGAAGACGGCATAAATTATTCTCCGCTCATTACGCACGACCCTTCCGTTAAACTAACCGACCTGATGACTTTATCCAAAGAAGAAAGTGATAAAGTGGATACAGACCCTTACAACCGGTTGCTTTACACGACAGAAACAGGAGCAGGCAGATACATTTACAACCAGTTGATTCCTGATTTCATGTTGAACAATAAAAGTTATCAATGGCATTACCGCATAAAATTTTCGTGGATGGATGGAACCATTTCTTACAGCGGAGTGCGCAACTTTGATTTCTTCTGGAACTATAGAAAAATGGTTGACCAGCCCTCGCCTGCGCCCTTTATACAAATAGATGTGTCTCCTAAAAAAATTACCAACGAAGGAAACGAGGCGACACTGCAGGAAAAAATTAATGGCGATGAGCATCCGGAAACAGCGAAGAAGGATAACCTCCCGATAACTCTCGGATGTCCCGGCATAGGAACTCCTCCTCCGGGTTCCTGTTCATCCGGTCAAACGCAAACCCTGAGCGGTGGTCCCGGTTCGTGCTGCACCTACGTGCAAACGCGCTACGAATATCCCAGCAGTAATTGCATGGGAACCTGCTGCTGCAACATTGACTGCTCTCCTTCCTCGTATGATTCCTGCTGCGTGCACAATTGCAACCAGCATAATCAGTGCGGATGCACTCCCTGGCTTTGCTGCGGTGGTTCGTATCAATGGATAACTACTTCTGTTACCAATCAAACTCCTCCCACGCTTTCTCAAACGCATGTGAATGTTAAATGCAACGGGCAATGCACCGGCTCAGCCAGCATTTCTGCAACAGGAGGCACTAATCCTTTAACATATACATGGTCACCCAATGTTTCCAATTCAAGCACTGCAAATAATTTATGTGCCGGTTCCTATAATGTAACAGTAACCGATGCCAACGGCTGCACTTCGGTGCTCACGGTAACAATCACTCAACCCACCGTGCTGAGCGCTTCCGGCAGTTCAACCGCTGCCTCCTGCGGGCAATCCAACGGAAGTGCATCCGTGACTGCTTCAGGCGGTTCACCCGGTTACACTTATTCATGGGCACCCACGGGGGGGAATTCTTCTACTGCAAACAATCTTCCTGCCGGAAATTATTCTTGTACGGTAACAGACGCAAACGGATGTACTACGGTTGTTCCTGTAACTGTTTCTTCCACCGGGGCAATAACCACTTCTGCAACTCCCAATAGCGCTGTTTGCAGTCAATCGAACGGAAGCGCATCGGTGACGGTTACAGGCGGCTCGCCAACGTTTACCTACGTATGGTCTCCCACCGGAGGTAATTCTTCTACTGCCACAGGGCTGCCTGCCGGAAATTATACCTGCACGGTAACAGACGGCAATGGCTGCACTTCGGTTTCAACAGTTACTATCGGCAACACCGGAAATGCCAGCGCCATATTCAGTGCAAACACCGTTTGTCTCGGGCAGCCGACCAACTTTACTGACCAATCTACTTCTTCCACCGGCACCATTAACAGTTGGAATTGGAATTTTGGCGATGGAAATACTTCTATCCAGCAAAATCCTGTTCATACCTACACTGCTTCGGGAACATATACCGTTACATTAACGGTAACGGATAACAGCGGATGCACTTCTACCATCACGAATGTTATTACAGTAAATCCTCAGCCGGTGGCTAACTTTACTTCCACTACTGTTTGTCTCGGCACTGCCACTCAGTTCACCGACCTTTCTACGGGGGGGGGCAGTTCGTGGAGCTGGAATTTTGGCGATGGAAATACTTCCATTCAGCAAAGCCCTTCGCATACGTATGCGGCAGCAGGAAATTATACTGCCACGCTCACGGTAACAGGACCGGGCGGCTGCACGGCAACTATTTCTTTTCCTGTAACTGTATATCCGCAGCCGGTTGCCGCATTCAGCGCTACTACTCCGGTTTGCCTTGGCAGCGCCATTCAGTTTACCGACCTATCCACCGGGGGCGGAACTTCGTGGAGTTGGAATTTCGGAGACGGAAACACTTCCACGCAGCAAAGCCCTTCGCATACCTATACCGCTTCGGGTACCTATAATGTAACCCTCGTTGTAACTGCATCGCCCGGTAATTGCTCTGCCACCCTTACGCAGGTGGTAACGGTGAATCCCAATCCCGTTGCAAACTTCAGCGCCACCAGCGTATGCATCGGAAATCCTACGCAGTTCACTGATTTATCTTCGGGAGGAGGAAATTCATGGAGTTGGAATTTTGGCGATGGAAATACTTCTACGCAGCAAAACCCATCCAATATTTATGCGAACCCGGGAAATTATGTGGTGTCATTCACTGTAACTGCAAATCCGGGCGGATGTTTTGCGGTGATTACTCAAACGGTTACCGTTTATCCGCAGGCGAATGCGAACTTCAGTTCGAGTACTGTTTGCGTGAACACTCCCGCCACGCAGTTCACCGATTTATCGGTGGGCGCAAGCACGTGGAGTTGGAATTTTGGCGACCCTAATTCGGGACCCAATAATACTTCTGCGCAGCAAAGCCCCTCGCATTCCTATACCACCGCAGGAAATTATTCGGTAACACTCATTGTGGCGAGCGGGCAGGGATGTGCCGATACCCTGGTGCAGTTGATTACCGTGAATCCGAAACCTACAGCTGTTTTCAGCGCTTCCACGGTTTGCTTTAACAACCTGACTCAGTTTACCGATTTATCGGGAGGAAATCCCACGCAGTGGAGCTGGACCATGCCGAATGCAAATCCGTCTTCATCCGGTTCGCAGAACCCTGCTGTTACGTATAACAGTTGGGGAAATTATACTGCCACGCTTGTGGTTACCGATGCAAACGGCTGCAAGGATACTACCACCCTACCGGTAACGGTGAACCCGCTTCCGCTGGCAAGTTTTGTTTCCAGTGTGGTTTGCGCGGGCGATTCCACCTGCTTTACCGACCAGACCTCTATTGCCGCGGGCAGCATTACAGCATGGAGTTGGAATTTCGGAGACGCTTCGTGCCCCAACAATACTTCCACCCTGCAGAATCCTTGTCATACTTATTGTAATGGCGCAGGTACCTATACTGTAATTCTTACTTCCACTTCCAACTACGGATGCCAGAGCACTACCAACATGAATGTAACCGTTAACTCGCTGCCGGTGGCTTCGTTCACCGCTCCGAATATGTGCATGAATACGGTTACGCAGTTCAACAACACTTCGGGCAATTCCACGCAATGGGCATGGAATTTCGGTGACCCGCAGAACACCACTTCCACCCTGCAGAATCCTTCGTTCACGTATTTGGGTTACGGAACTTATACCGTTACGCTGATTGCTTCTTCGGGTTCGGGCTGCAAGGATACCACTACGCAGGCAATCACCGTTTATCCTTTGCCTGTTGTGCAGTTTGTTTCTGACAGCGTGTGCAAAGGCAACCCGAGCAGTTTCTCCGACCTGTCGTTTATAGGCAACGGAAATATTTCTTCGTGGAGTTGGAATTTCGGTGACCCAAGTTCTGCGCCTAATAATACTTCCTCTTTGCAAAATCCTACGCACGTGTTCAGCAATTCTGGCAACTATAATGTTTCGCTTACGGTTACTTCCAATTACGGCTGCGTGAGCAATCTTACGCTGCAGGCGGTGGTGTTTGCCCTGCCCATAGCGAATTTTTCATATGACCCGCAGTCACCGCTCAAAATTTCCGACATGGCTTCCTTCACCGATTTATCCGCGGTTAACATTACGCAATGGAATTGGTGGTTTGGCGATGGCGATTCCATTTCTGGAATGCAAAATCCCACGCACGTTTATACCGATACCGGCACTTACATTATCACCCTTGCGGTGATTGATAAAAACGGATGCCGCGATACGATTGAATATCCCATAGAAATTCTCGACTACTCCTTTTACATTCCCAGCGCCTTTTCTCCGAACGGTGACGGAACAAATGACTTTTTCTTCGGAAAAGGAATCGGCATCAAGCATTTTGAACTGTGGATTTTTGACCGCTGGGGAAACCGCATTTTCTACTGCAAGCGCGAAGGATTGCCGCAGGAAGTTCCCTGCTTATGGGATGGTAAAGTGGATGGCGGGCTTTCGGAATCCATCGTGCAGGAAGATGTGTATGTATGGAAAGTGCACCTCGTAAACGTATTTGATAAGGAATTTGATTACGTGGGCACCGTAACGGTGGTGCGGTAATTCTATGCAATAAATCCTGCAAATTTTTTCTTAGTTTATCTTCACCCTTCAAATCAGGCGGAAATTGACGTTTTAATTTTCGCAATCGGAAATTGCCGTACCAACGCTGGCGTGGTTGGTACCAACGCTGACGATTGCCGCACCAACGCTGACGATTGCCGTACCAACGGTGGCGTGGTTGGTACGAACGCTGGCGATTGCCGCACCAACGGTGACGTGGTTGGTACGAACGCTGACGATTGCCGTACCAACGGTGACGTGGTTGGTACGAACGGTGACGATTGCCGTACCAACGGTGACGTGGTTGGTACGAACGCTGACGATTGCCGTACCAACGGTGACGTGGTTGGTACGAACGCTGACGATTGCCGCACCAACGGTGGCGTGGTTGGTACGAACGCTGGCGATTGCCGCACCACTGCTGGCGGCAGTGGCACGAATGCTGGCGGTATAACTACTCAAAAATTCTTACTTTTCGGTAACTTTTTGATTATATATTCGTAGGAAAATGCGGGTTGGTTTTGTTCTTTATCAATACCGTTTAACATTTTTGATTTTTGCATGAAGAAGGTTTATTTTTATTTTTTCCTTCAATTGTCCACCATAGGTGGATCCGCCCCTGGTGGAAAAACTTCAGAAGGAATGGTGAACAAAAAAATAATCATCGATAACTAA includes:
- a CDS encoding L,D-transpeptidase family protein; this encodes MKPAFISSLLIFSFAFMTDSFKSQQQKFPRVKTAYEEKEKAMKELFSAKGIELSAAGIFIRAFKQEAQLEIWAKNKQEKYELIKTYSICSSSGELGPKRKQGDGQVPEGFYEIERFNPSSNFYLSLGVSYPNASDKILGEKKNLGGDIFIHGNCVTIGCMPITDDKIKEVYVMAVEAKSNGGKIPVHLFPFRMSEENMKLYGEKYPQHLAFWKNIQKGYAYFESAKTLPSVKVLNNGEYSFY
- a CDS encoding PKD domain-containing protein, whose translation is MKGFYKAVFSSLVFCFAHFVSFAHGGKEYFQDKDGFFFFLGVHNFTDVHLVWEPKQDASLKAFTLERSEDGINYSPLITHDPSVKLTDLMTLSKEESDKVDTDPYNRLLYTTETGAGRYIYNQLIPDFMLNNKSYQWHYRIKFSWMDGTISYSGVRNFDFFWNYRKMVDQPSPAPFIQIDVSPKKITNEGNEATLQEKINGDEHPETAKKDNLPITLGCPGIGTPPPGSCSSGQTQTLSGGPGSCCTYVQTRYEYPSSNCMGTCCCNIDCSPSSYDSCCVHNCNQHNQCGCTPWLCCGGSYQWITTSVTNQTPPTLSQTHVNVKCNGQCTGSASISATGGTNPLTYTWSPNVSNSSTANNLCAGSYNVTVTDANGCTSVLTVTITQPTVLSASGSSTAASCGQSNGSASVTASGGSPGYTYSWAPTGGNSSTANNLPAGNYSCTVTDANGCTTVVPVTVSSTGAITTSATPNSAVCSQSNGSASVTVTGGSPTFTYVWSPTGGNSSTATGLPAGNYTCTVTDGNGCTSVSTVTIGNTGNASAIFSANTVCLGQPTNFTDQSTSSTGTINSWNWNFGDGNTSIQQNPVHTYTASGTYTVTLTVTDNSGCTSTITNVITVNPQPVANFTSTTVCLGTATQFTDLSTGGGSSWSWNFGDGNTSIQQSPSHTYAAAGNYTATLTVTGPGGCTATISFPVTVYPQPVAAFSATTPVCLGSAIQFTDLSTGGGTSWSWNFGDGNTSTQQSPSHTYTASGTYNVTLVVTASPGNCSATLTQVVTVNPNPVANFSATSVCIGNPTQFTDLSSGGGNSWSWNFGDGNTSTQQNPSNIYANPGNYVVSFTVTANPGGCFAVITQTVTVYPQANANFSSSTVCVNTPATQFTDLSVGASTWSWNFGDPNSGPNNTSAQQSPSHSYTTAGNYSVTLIVASGQGCADTLVQLITVNPKPTAVFSASTVCFNNLTQFTDLSGGNPTQWSWTMPNANPSSSGSQNPAVTYNSWGNYTATLVVTDANGCKDTTTLPVTVNPLPLASFVSSVVCAGDSTCFTDQTSIAAGSITAWSWNFGDASCPNNTSTLQNPCHTYCNGAGTYTVILTSTSNYGCQSTTNMNVTVNSLPVASFTAPNMCMNTVTQFNNTSGNSTQWAWNFGDPQNTTSTLQNPSFTYLGYGTYTVTLIASSGSGCKDTTTQAITVYPLPVVQFVSDSVCKGNPSSFSDLSFIGNGNISSWSWNFGDPSSAPNNTSSLQNPTHVFSNSGNYNVSLTVTSNYGCVSNLTLQAVVFALPIANFSYDPQSPLKISDMASFTDLSAVNITQWNWWFGDGDSISGMQNPTHVYTDTGTYIITLAVIDKNGCRDTIEYPIEILDYSFYIPSAFSPNGDGTNDFFFGKGIGIKHFELWIFDRWGNRIFYCKREGLPQEVPCLWDGKVDGGLSESIVQEDVYVWKVHLVNVFDKEFDYVGTVTVVR